Proteins encoded within one genomic window of bacterium:
- a CDS encoding recombinase family protein — protein sequence MAKAVAYLRVSGKGQVDGDGFPRQREAVVRYARAAGFELVGEYRDEGVSGAKELEDREGLSELLARIRSNGVRVVIVERADRVARDLLVGEVILGQFRDLGVKVIAADSGTELTAGDDDPTRTLIRQVLGAVAQFEKAVIVSKLKAARVRKRRAEGRCEGRKPFGAKPGEAEVVAYILKLRRKPKGGERLSFQAIADRLNAEGVPTRTGRPWAAETVRGIAQRRRSGQAA from the coding sequence ATGGCAAAGGCGGTGGCGTACCTGAGGGTTTCGGGCAAGGGGCAGGTGGACGGCGACGGCTTCCCGCGCCAGCGCGAGGCGGTCGTGCGCTACGCCCGGGCCGCGGGCTTCGAGCTGGTCGGCGAGTACCGCGACGAGGGCGTGAGCGGCGCGAAAGAGCTGGAGGACCGCGAAGGGCTCTCCGAGCTGCTGGCGCGCATCCGCTCCAACGGCGTGCGCGTGGTTATCGTCGAGCGCGCCGACCGCGTGGCGCGCGACCTGCTGGTCGGCGAAGTCATCCTTGGCCAGTTCCGGGACCTTGGCGTCAAGGTGATCGCGGCCGACAGCGGTACCGAGCTGACCGCCGGCGACGATGACCCGACCCGCACGTTGATTCGCCAGGTGCTCGGCGCCGTGGCACAGTTTGAGAAGGCCGTCATCGTCTCGAAACTCAAAGCCGCGCGCGTCCGCAAGCGCCGCGCTGAAGGCCGCTGCGAGGGCCGCAAGCCGTTCGGCGCGAAGCCGGGCGAGGCCGAGGTGGTCGCCTACATCCTCAAGCTGCGACGCAAGCCGAAGGGCGGCGAGCGCCTCAGCTTCCAGGCCATCGCGGACCGCCTGAACGCCGAGGGCGTGCCGACCCGCACCGGGCGGCCGTGGGCGGCCGAGACGGTGCGCGGCATCGCGCAGCGCCGGCGGTCGGGGCAGGCGGCATGA
- a CDS encoding AAA family ATPase, with protein sequence MAADMAEALGTPPRRCAALLRLADVAPAPVDWLWPGRIPRGMVTFVDGDPAAGKTTIALDLAARVSTGAAWPCGAAGGEPGAVLYLTAEDALAQTIRPRLDAAGADCARVYTLDAEAHGGVTMQDADILADALERTGAVLLVVDPLTAYLGAGVDMHRGEQTRPVLRRIGALAERHGCAVVIVRHLRKSGTDRALYRGLGSVDLAGVARSVLLAGVDPSDADQRALAHIKLSVGPHAPTLGYAIESVRVPLSDGRCADVGRVRWTGPSDLTADALLAAAPDADQRSELAEAVDWLRERLAEGQAVSRAVEREAGGAGISARTLRRARSVLGVQSRRTGLPGRRGGGEWVMALPGCAVADADEETGVIA encoded by the coding sequence ATGGCGGCCGACATGGCCGAGGCGCTCGGCACGCCCCCGCGGCGCTGCGCTGCGCTACTGCGCCTGGCCGACGTAGCGCCGGCACCGGTGGACTGGCTCTGGCCGGGACGCATCCCGCGCGGCATGGTGACGTTCGTTGATGGCGACCCGGCTGCGGGCAAGACGACGATCGCGCTCGACCTCGCTGCACGCGTGAGCACGGGCGCGGCGTGGCCCTGCGGCGCAGCGGGAGGCGAGCCGGGCGCGGTGCTCTACCTCACGGCGGAGGACGCGCTGGCGCAGACCATCCGCCCGCGCCTCGATGCAGCGGGCGCCGACTGCGCGCGCGTCTACACCCTCGACGCCGAGGCGCACGGCGGCGTGACCATGCAGGATGCCGACATCCTCGCTGACGCGCTGGAGCGCACCGGCGCGGTGCTGCTGGTCGTCGATCCCCTGACCGCCTATCTCGGCGCCGGTGTCGACATGCACCGCGGCGAGCAGACGCGCCCGGTGCTGCGCCGTATCGGCGCGCTGGCCGAGCGGCACGGCTGCGCGGTGGTCATCGTCCGCCACCTGCGCAAGTCGGGGACGGACCGCGCGCTGTACCGCGGGCTCGGCAGCGTCGACCTCGCCGGCGTCGCGCGCAGCGTCCTGCTGGCCGGTGTCGACCCGAGCGACGCGGACCAGCGCGCGCTCGCCCACATCAAGCTCTCTGTCGGTCCGCACGCGCCGACGCTCGGATACGCCATCGAGTCGGTACGCGTGCCGCTCAGCGACGGGCGCTGTGCTGACGTGGGGCGCGTGCGCTGGACGGGACCGAGCGACCTGACCGCCGACGCGCTGCTCGCTGCGGCGCCGGACGCCGACCAGCGCAGCGAGCTGGCCGAGGCCGTCGACTGGCTGAGAGAGCGGCTGGCCGAGGGGCAAGCGGTATCGCGCGCCGTCGAGCGCGAGGCGGGCGGCGCCGGTATCAGCGCCCGCACGCTGCGGCGGGCGCGCAGCGTGCTCGGCGTGCAGTCGCGGCGCACCGGCCTGCCCGGCCGCCGTGGCGGCGGCGAGTGGGTGATGGCGCTGCCCGGCTGCGCCGTCGCCGACGCCGACGAAGAGACAGGCGTGATCGCCTAG
- a CDS encoding helix-turn-helix domain-containing protein, translating into MVGERMMRESEVAALLGVSRRTLQGWRWRGGGPPYVRIGGAVRYEPAEVRAWLDAQRRTSTSDSGGEVSR; encoded by the coding sequence ATGGTAGGCGAGCGCATGATGCGCGAGTCGGAGGTAGCGGCGCTGCTCGGCGTGAGCCGACGGACGCTGCAGGGGTGGCGGTGGCGCGGCGGAGGCCCGCCGTACGTGCGCATCGGCGGCGCGGTGCGGTACGAGCCGGCCGAGGTGCGCGCGTGGCTCGACGCGCAGCGCCGCACGTCTACCAGCGACAGCGGCGGCGAGGTGTCGCGATGA
- a CDS encoding type II toxin-antitoxin system RelE/ParE family toxin produces MAAYRVEIRAIARKAIEALPRPAQRRVVAAIETLAETPRPAGCKKLRTPAGVDLYRLRVGEYRVVYSVEDQMLVVLVVRVAHRREVYR; encoded by the coding sequence GTGGCCGCCTATCGGGTCGAGATTCGCGCCATCGCGCGCAAGGCAATCGAAGCCCTGCCGCGGCCCGCGCAGCGGCGCGTTGTCGCCGCCATTGAAACGCTGGCCGAGACGCCGCGCCCCGCCGGCTGCAAGAAGCTCCGCACGCCTGCCGGCGTCGACCTCTACCGCCTGCGGGTGGGCGAGTATCGCGTGGTGTACAGCGTAGAGGATCAAATGCTCGTGGTGCTCGTGGTGCGCGTTGCGCATCGCCGCGAGGTGTATCGCTGA
- a CDS encoding type II toxin-antitoxin system Phd/YefM family antitoxin — MTRLRAIHDPEQLTASLDRVEKGERVLVESGGKAVAALVPLADLAALEALEDAEDVAAAMAALADSDGTVSLAELKARLGL, encoded by the coding sequence ATGACGCGGCTGCGCGCCATCCACGACCCGGAGCAACTGACCGCCAGCCTCGACCGCGTCGAGAAGGGCGAGCGCGTGCTGGTCGAGTCGGGTGGGAAAGCCGTGGCCGCGCTGGTGCCACTGGCCGACTTGGCCGCTCTCGAAGCGCTCGAAGATGCCGAAGATGTCGCCGCCGCCATGGCGGCGCTCGCCGACTCCGACGGCACAGTATCGCTCGCGGAATTGAAAGCGCGGCTCGGCCTGTAG
- a CDS encoding tyrosine-type recombinase/integrase, giving the protein MPDTSKRVHLTKRAADAVAPRAGGDVVLWDDEVPGFGMRVKPNGRKSYVLQYRNGSGTSRRVTIGKHGVLTAEGARAEARRLRARVAEGGDPATERQRQRQADSLDAFAKRYLSHHAEAHKKAASVVNDRLLLKLHILPALGSRKLADITREDVTKLHQAMRKTPYAANRMLALLSKMMNLAEKWGARPDGSNPCRHVERFREKRRQRFLAPAELVELGKALAKAERENVEHPSVVPALRLLLFTGARRGEVLGLQWAHVDWEHQCLNLPDSKTGAKAVHLNAPALQVLQALAEGRADDSPWVLRGRAKGRPLVGLPHAWQRIRTGAKLPDVRLHDLRHSFASVAAAEGSSLPIIGALLGHTQPATTARYAHLAADPLREAAERVGARIVRLMQPPADAAGSVVPLRRRRGGMPLRQRARGR; this is encoded by the coding sequence ATGCCCGACACGTCCAAGCGTGTGCACCTGACCAAGCGCGCCGCCGACGCCGTGGCGCCGCGCGCCGGCGGCGACGTGGTGCTGTGGGATGACGAGGTGCCCGGCTTCGGGATGCGCGTGAAGCCGAACGGGCGCAAGTCCTATGTGCTGCAGTACCGCAACGGGAGCGGCACCAGCCGCCGGGTGACTATCGGGAAACACGGCGTGCTGACGGCCGAGGGCGCTCGCGCCGAGGCGCGCCGGCTGCGCGCGCGCGTCGCCGAGGGCGGCGACCCGGCAACCGAGCGCCAGCGCCAGCGCCAGGCCGACTCGCTCGACGCCTTCGCCAAGCGCTATCTCAGCCACCATGCCGAGGCGCACAAGAAAGCCGCGTCAGTCGTGAATGATCGGCTGCTCTTGAAGCTGCACATCCTGCCGGCGCTCGGGAGTCGCAAGCTCGCCGACATCACGCGCGAGGACGTGACCAAGCTGCACCAGGCGATGCGCAAGACGCCGTACGCGGCGAACCGGATGCTGGCGCTGCTCTCGAAGATGATGAACCTGGCCGAGAAGTGGGGCGCTCGCCCGGACGGCTCGAACCCCTGTCGGCACGTCGAGCGCTTCAGGGAGAAGCGCCGGCAACGCTTCCTGGCGCCGGCCGAGCTGGTCGAGCTGGGCAAGGCGCTGGCCAAAGCCGAGCGCGAGAACGTCGAGCATCCATCGGTGGTGCCGGCGCTGCGCCTGCTGCTGTTCACCGGCGCCCGCCGCGGCGAGGTGCTCGGGCTCCAGTGGGCGCACGTCGACTGGGAGCACCAGTGCCTGAACCTGCCCGACTCGAAAACCGGCGCCAAGGCCGTGCACCTGAACGCGCCCGCACTGCAGGTGCTGCAGGCACTCGCCGAGGGGCGCGCCGATGACTCTCCGTGGGTGCTCCGCGGCCGGGCGAAGGGGAGGCCCCTGGTCGGACTGCCGCACGCCTGGCAGCGCATCCGCACGGGCGCCAAGCTGCCTGACGTGCGCTTGCACGACCTGCGGCATTCGTTCGCGTCGGTCGCGGCCGCCGAGGGCTCGAGCCTGCCCATCATCGGCGCGCTGCTCGGGCACACGCAGCCGGCGACGACGGCGCGCTACGCGCACCTGGCGGCCGACCCGCTGCGCGAGGCGGCCGAGCGCGTCGGCGCCCGCATCGTCCGGCTGATGCAGCCGCCGGCGGACGCGGCGGGCAGTGTGGTCCCGCTGCGCCGCCGCCGGGGCGGAATGCCGTTGCGCCAGCGGGCGCGGGGGCGCTAG
- a CDS encoding DUF1566 domain-containing protein, whose product MKYGRRGVAIAASLAVIMFLPTIAMAGPARFVDNHDGTITDTRYGLQWEKKIRREGFAGDYSDLAHADNAYPWSGLCEGNPAKLCQPTSEAAALCAAEREGAAVGCDECAEAEGPCVADSILASEVPKTAWAVAAARNAMSFAGHADWRLPTRKELRKIRHRRHEGRGGNIFSAFDAAGCGPSCTDITSEACSCNQSGEYWSATTYPRDATMARATYFSYGGASSHKKGGTREYGYGGLYVRVVRGPRLK is encoded by the coding sequence GTGAAATACGGCAGACGTGGGGTCGCGATCGCGGCATCGCTAGCGGTGATCATGTTCCTTCCGACGATCGCGATGGCGGGCCCCGCGCGATTCGTGGACAACCATGACGGCACCATCACGGACACGCGGTACGGGCTGCAATGGGAGAAGAAGATCAGACGAGAAGGGTTCGCGGGCGACTACTCGGACCTGGCGCACGCGGATAACGCCTATCCTTGGTCCGGCTTGTGCGAGGGGAACCCGGCGAAGCTCTGCCAACCAACGTCCGAGGCGGCGGCTCTGTGTGCGGCCGAGCGGGAGGGGGCAGCGGTGGGGTGCGATGAATGCGCCGAGGCCGAGGGGCCGTGCGTCGCCGACAGCATTCTGGCCAGCGAGGTTCCCAAGACCGCGTGGGCCGTCGCGGCGGCACGGAACGCGATGAGCTTCGCGGGCCATGCGGATTGGCGATTGCCCACACGGAAGGAGCTCCGCAAGATCCGTCATCGCCGCCACGAGGGCCGGGGCGGAAATATCTTCTCGGCATTCGACGCAGCAGGGTGCGGGCCGTCGTGTACGGACATCACCAGCGAAGCCTGCTCCTGCAATCAAAGCGGAGAATACTGGTCGGCGACCACCTACCCGCGCGATGCGACGATGGCGAGGGCCACCTACTTCAGTTACGGCGGAGCATCCTCGCACAAGAAGGGCGGCACCAGGGAATACGGGTACGGTGGGTTGTACGTGCGCGTGGTTCGCGGGCCGCGGTTGAAGTAG
- a CDS encoding type II toxin-antitoxin system HicA family toxin, translated as MKRVDLIRHLEAHGCAFVREGGAHTVYRHAASGRQSTVPRHRDIKEGLARRICDALGVPRP; from the coding sequence GTGAAACGGGTCGACCTGATTCGCCACCTCGAAGCGCACGGCTGCGCATTCGTGCGCGAAGGCGGCGCCCATACCGTGTACCGCCACGCTGCCAGCGGCCGGCAATCGACGGTCCCGCGGCATCGCGACATCAAAGAGGGACTCGCACGCCGCATCTGCGACGCGCTGGGCGTGCCGCGCCCGTAG
- a CDS encoding type II toxin-antitoxin system HicB family antitoxin produces MTLTAVFEPAEEGGFIAYVEELPGANTQGETLEEARANLLDAVALLLETNREAAEREIAGRPVIREPLHLGE; encoded by the coding sequence ATGACGCTCACCGCCGTATTCGAGCCCGCGGAGGAAGGCGGGTTCATCGCATACGTGGAAGAGCTACCCGGCGCCAACACGCAGGGCGAGACGCTCGAAGAGGCACGCGCCAACCTGCTCGACGCGGTCGCCCTGCTGCTGGAAACGAACCGCGAAGCCGCCGAACGCGAGATTGCCGGCCGGCCGGTGATCCGCGAGCCGCTGCATCTCGGCGAGTGA
- a CDS encoding PEGA domain-containing protein, which produces MRHAAVATACAVITAAGCGTQTLSLKTYPPGAKATINGKFVGITPVDYQLPEDSGAKQYTYKVEKENYEAADGVFTRRVAPGRIVGAVFTAGILLIFRSVTYFPPAEVELQPVTSLANKAPAVAQGSVEERLKKIESLHDKGLLSDQEYKRLRSDVLDELH; this is translated from the coding sequence ATGCGCCATGCAGCAGTCGCGACTGCGTGTGCTGTCATCACCGCCGCCGGGTGCGGGACGCAGACGCTGAGCCTCAAAACCTATCCGCCGGGAGCAAAGGCAACGATCAACGGTAAGTTCGTCGGCATCACGCCGGTGGACTACCAGCTGCCGGAAGACAGCGGTGCGAAGCAGTACACCTACAAAGTCGAGAAAGAGAACTATGAAGCGGCCGATGGCGTGTTCACCCGACGCGTCGCGCCGGGACGCATCGTGGGTGCCGTCTTCACCGCTGGTATCCTGCTCATTTTTCGCAGTGTGACGTACTTCCCGCCTGCGGAAGTCGAGTTGCAGCCGGTTACCTCCCTGGCGAATAAGGCGCCGGCCGTTGCGCAGGGCTCCGTCGAAGAGCGGCTCAAGAAAATCGAGAGTCTGCACGACAAGGGGCTTCTGTCGGATCAGGAATACAAGCGACTGCGGAGCGACGTCCTCGACGAGCTGCACTAG